From a region of the Oncorhynchus tshawytscha isolate Ot180627B linkage group LG14, Otsh_v2.0, whole genome shotgun sequence genome:
- the LOC112266947 gene encoding serine/threonine-protein kinase DCLK1-like isoform X1: MELEHFDEREKAQRNTRRGSRNNGLPSPTHSAHCSLYRTRTLQSLASEKKAKKVRFYRNGDRYFKGIVYAISQDRFRSIDALLADLTRSLSDNVNLPQGVRTIYSIDGTKKILGMEQLEEGESYVCGSIEPYRKLDYTKNVNPNWSVGVKTAASARGPPSLGSAKAGAPETRESKDFIRPKLVTIIRSGVKPRKAVRILLNKKTAHSFEQVLSDITDAIKMDSGVVKRLYTVDGKLVTCLQDFFGDDDIFMACGPEKFRYQDDFLLDESECRVVKSTSYGRISSLLGRYSPRGGGSRRSSGSANGTAGSQLSTPRSGKSPSPSPTSPASLQRRRGSQHSGSSLSLASTKVCSSMDEGDGAGSEAELNLLSDECPSVPPSIAERYKVGRTLGDGTFAVVKECVERCTGREYALKIINKGKCRGKEHMIQNEVSILRRVKHPNIVLLIEEMDTYSELYLVMELVKGGDLFDAITSSNKYTERDASGMLYNLASAIKYLHSLNIVHRDIKPENLLVYEHQDGSKSLKLGDFGLASLVDGLLYLVCGTPTYVAPEIIAETGYGLKVDIWAAGVITYILLCGFPPFSGNSEDQEILLDQILMGQLDFPSPSWDNVSVTAKELITGMLQVKVEQRYTALQVLDHPWVNDDGRLVKDQQLSVAGKIKKHFNTGPKACSTTAGVSVITTTPLDKERQDFRLRHQQDVRLKPRPCPQPTGFPASASQSSAHSSNNPALSPADFTSESEDYSPSPSPTSPSSADTVRSPTSPF, from the exons ATGGAGCTGGAGCACTTTGACGAGCGGGAGAAAGCCCAGAGAAACACCCGCAGAGGCTCCAGGAACAACGGGCTGCCGAGCCCCACTCACAGTGCCCACTGTAGTCTGTACAGGACCCGGACACTGCAGTCCCTGGCCTCGGAGAAGAAGGCCAAGAAGGTCCGCTTTTACCGAAACGGAGACCGCTACTTCAAAGGGATTGTCTACGCTATTTCCCAGGACAGGTTTCGGTCTATAGACGCCCTGTTAGCCGATCTGACCCGCTCCCTGTCAGATAATGTGAACTTGCCCCAGGGGGTCCGGACCATCTACTCTATTGACGGGACCAAGAAGATATTGGGCATGGAACAGCTGGAGGAAG GAGAGAGCTATGTGTGTGGCTCCATAGAGCCATACAGGAAGCTGGACTACACTAAGAATGTCAACCCCAACTGGTCAGTTGGGGTGAAGACAGCTGCCTCGGCACGTGGCCCCCCCTCCCTGGGCAGTGCCAAGGCTGGGGCCccggagaccagggagagtaagGACTTCATCCGGCCCAAACTGGTCACCATCATCCGGAGCGGGGTGAAGCCTCGAAAGGCCGTCCGCATCCTCCTCAACAAAAAGACGGCCCACTCCTTCGAACAGGTCCTCTCTGACATCACAGATGCCATCAAGATGGACTCTGGGGTCGTCAAGAGACTGTACACCGTGGATGGGAAGCTG GTGACATGCCTTCAGGACTTCTTTGGTGACGATGACATCTTTATGGCCTGTGGTCCAGAGAAGTTTCGCTACCAAGATGACTTCCTCTTAGATGAGAGTG AGTGTAGAGTGGTGAAGTCGACGTCATACGGTCGGATCTCCTCTCTGCTGGGACGCTACTCACCCAGAGGAGGAGGCTCACGCCGAAGCTCAGGTTCAG CCAATGGGACGGCAGGCAGTCAGCTGTCGACTCCTCGCTCAGGGAAgtcccccagcccctctcccacCAGTCCTGCTAGTCTCCAACGACGCAGG gggtCCCAACACAGTGGCTCGTCCCTGTCTCTAGCCTCCACCAAGGTGTGTAGCTCCATGGATGAGGGAGACGGAGCAGGTAGTgaag CGGAGCTGAACCTGCTGAGTGATGAAtgtccctccgtccctccgtccaTCGCTGAGAGGTACAAGGTGGGGAGGACTTTAGGTGACGGTACCTTTGCTGTGGTTAAAGAATGTGTGGAGAGATGTACCGGCAGAGAATATGCCCTGAAGATCATCAACAAAGGCAAATGTAGGGGAAAG GAACACATGATCCAGAACGAGGTGTCCATCCTCCGTCGTGTCAAACACCCCAACATCGTTCTGCTGATCGAGGAAATGGACACCTACAGCGAGCTTTACCTGGTCATGGAGCTGGTCAAG GGGGGTGACCTGTTTGATGCCATCACTtcctctaataaatacacagagagagatgctagtgGGATGCTGTATAACCTGGCCAGTGCCATCAAGTACCTGCACAGCCTCAACATCGTGCACAGAGACATCAAACCTGAGAACCTgctg GTGTATGAGCATCAGGATGGTAGTAAGTCTCTGAAGTTGGGAGACTTTGGCTTGGCTAGCCTGGTGGATGGACTCCTCTACCTGGTCTGTGGCACCCCCACCTATGTAGCACCTGAGATCATTGCTGAGACAGG GTACGGGCTGAAGGTCGATATCTGGGCAGCTGGAGTAATCACATACATCCTGCTGTGTGGCTTCCCTCCCTTCAGTGG GAACAGTGAGGACCAGGAGATTCTGTTGGACCAGATTCTAATGGGACAACTAGACTTCCCTTCCCCATCCTGGGACAACGTGTCTGTCACTGCTAAG GAGCTGATTACTGGGATGCTGCAGGTGAAGGTGGAACAGAGATACACAGCTCTGCAGGTTCTGGATCACCCCTGGGTCAAT gATGATGGCCGATTAGTGAAAGACCAGCAGCTCTCTGTGGCTGGGAAGATTAAGAAACACTTCAACACGGGTCCTAAAGCCTGCAGCACCACTGCTGGAGTGTCTGTTATCAca ACCACCCCTCTTGATAAGGAGCGGCAGGATTTCAGACTAAGACACCAGCAGGATGTGAGGTTGAAGCCCCGCCCCTGCCCCCAACCAACCGGCTTCCCTGCCAGTGCCAGCCAAAGCTCTGCCCACAGCTCCAATAACCCTGCCCTCTCTCCCGCTGACTTTACCTCAGAGTCAGAAGATTActcccccagcccctcccccACATCTCCTAGCTCCGCTGACACCGTCcgctcccccacctcccccttctAG
- the LOC112266947 gene encoding serine/threonine-protein kinase DCLK1-like isoform X2, whose translation MELEHFDEREKAQRNTRRGSRNNGLPSPTHSAHCSLYRTRTLQSLASEKKAKKVRFYRNGDRYFKGIVYAISQDRFRSIDALLADLTRSLSDNVNLPQGVRTIYSIDGTKKILGMEQLEEGESYVCGSIEPYRKLDYTKNVNPNWSVGVKTAASARGPPSLGSAKAGAPETRESKDFIRPKLVTIIRSGVKPRKAVRILLNKKTAHSFEQVLSDITDAIKMDSGVVKRLYTVDGKLVTCLQDFFGDDDIFMACGPEKFRYQDDFLLDESECRVVKSTSYGRISSLLGRYSPRGGGSRRSSGSANGTAGSQLSTPRSGKSPSPSPTSPASLQRRRGSQHSGSSLSLASTKVCSSMDEGDGAGSEAELNLLSDECPSVPPSIAERYKVGRTLGDGTFAVVKECVERCTGREYALKIINKGKCRGKEHMIQNEVSILRRVKHPNIVLLIEEMDTYSELYLVMELVKGGDLFDAITSSNKYTERDASGMLYNLASAIKYLHSLNIVHRDIKPENLLVYEHQDGSKSLKLGDFGLASLVDGLLYLVCGTPTYVAPEIIAETGYGLKVDIWAAGVITYILLCGFPPFSGEDQEILLDQILMGQLDFPSPSWDNVSVTAKELITGMLQVKVEQRYTALQVLDHPWVNDDGRLVKDQQLSVAGKIKKHFNTGPKACSTTAGVSVITTTPLDKERQDFRLRHQQDVRLKPRPCPQPTGFPASASQSSAHSSNNPALSPADFTSESEDYSPSPSPTSPSSADTVRSPTSPF comes from the exons ATGGAGCTGGAGCACTTTGACGAGCGGGAGAAAGCCCAGAGAAACACCCGCAGAGGCTCCAGGAACAACGGGCTGCCGAGCCCCACTCACAGTGCCCACTGTAGTCTGTACAGGACCCGGACACTGCAGTCCCTGGCCTCGGAGAAGAAGGCCAAGAAGGTCCGCTTTTACCGAAACGGAGACCGCTACTTCAAAGGGATTGTCTACGCTATTTCCCAGGACAGGTTTCGGTCTATAGACGCCCTGTTAGCCGATCTGACCCGCTCCCTGTCAGATAATGTGAACTTGCCCCAGGGGGTCCGGACCATCTACTCTATTGACGGGACCAAGAAGATATTGGGCATGGAACAGCTGGAGGAAG GAGAGAGCTATGTGTGTGGCTCCATAGAGCCATACAGGAAGCTGGACTACACTAAGAATGTCAACCCCAACTGGTCAGTTGGGGTGAAGACAGCTGCCTCGGCACGTGGCCCCCCCTCCCTGGGCAGTGCCAAGGCTGGGGCCccggagaccagggagagtaagGACTTCATCCGGCCCAAACTGGTCACCATCATCCGGAGCGGGGTGAAGCCTCGAAAGGCCGTCCGCATCCTCCTCAACAAAAAGACGGCCCACTCCTTCGAACAGGTCCTCTCTGACATCACAGATGCCATCAAGATGGACTCTGGGGTCGTCAAGAGACTGTACACCGTGGATGGGAAGCTG GTGACATGCCTTCAGGACTTCTTTGGTGACGATGACATCTTTATGGCCTGTGGTCCAGAGAAGTTTCGCTACCAAGATGACTTCCTCTTAGATGAGAGTG AGTGTAGAGTGGTGAAGTCGACGTCATACGGTCGGATCTCCTCTCTGCTGGGACGCTACTCACCCAGAGGAGGAGGCTCACGCCGAAGCTCAGGTTCAG CCAATGGGACGGCAGGCAGTCAGCTGTCGACTCCTCGCTCAGGGAAgtcccccagcccctctcccacCAGTCCTGCTAGTCTCCAACGACGCAGG gggtCCCAACACAGTGGCTCGTCCCTGTCTCTAGCCTCCACCAAGGTGTGTAGCTCCATGGATGAGGGAGACGGAGCAGGTAGTgaag CGGAGCTGAACCTGCTGAGTGATGAAtgtccctccgtccctccgtccaTCGCTGAGAGGTACAAGGTGGGGAGGACTTTAGGTGACGGTACCTTTGCTGTGGTTAAAGAATGTGTGGAGAGATGTACCGGCAGAGAATATGCCCTGAAGATCATCAACAAAGGCAAATGTAGGGGAAAG GAACACATGATCCAGAACGAGGTGTCCATCCTCCGTCGTGTCAAACACCCCAACATCGTTCTGCTGATCGAGGAAATGGACACCTACAGCGAGCTTTACCTGGTCATGGAGCTGGTCAAG GGGGGTGACCTGTTTGATGCCATCACTtcctctaataaatacacagagagagatgctagtgGGATGCTGTATAACCTGGCCAGTGCCATCAAGTACCTGCACAGCCTCAACATCGTGCACAGAGACATCAAACCTGAGAACCTgctg GTGTATGAGCATCAGGATGGTAGTAAGTCTCTGAAGTTGGGAGACTTTGGCTTGGCTAGCCTGGTGGATGGACTCCTCTACCTGGTCTGTGGCACCCCCACCTATGTAGCACCTGAGATCATTGCTGAGACAGG GTACGGGCTGAAGGTCGATATCTGGGCAGCTGGAGTAATCACATACATCCTGCTGTGTGGCTTCCCTCCCTTCAGTGG TGAGGACCAGGAGATTCTGTTGGACCAGATTCTAATGGGACAACTAGACTTCCCTTCCCCATCCTGGGACAACGTGTCTGTCACTGCTAAG GAGCTGATTACTGGGATGCTGCAGGTGAAGGTGGAACAGAGATACACAGCTCTGCAGGTTCTGGATCACCCCTGGGTCAAT gATGATGGCCGATTAGTGAAAGACCAGCAGCTCTCTGTGGCTGGGAAGATTAAGAAACACTTCAACACGGGTCCTAAAGCCTGCAGCACCACTGCTGGAGTGTCTGTTATCAca ACCACCCCTCTTGATAAGGAGCGGCAGGATTTCAGACTAAGACACCAGCAGGATGTGAGGTTGAAGCCCCGCCCCTGCCCCCAACCAACCGGCTTCCCTGCCAGTGCCAGCCAAAGCTCTGCCCACAGCTCCAATAACCCTGCCCTCTCTCCCGCTGACTTTACCTCAGAGTCAGAAGATTActcccccagcccctcccccACATCTCCTAGCTCCGCTGACACCGTCcgctcccccacctcccccttctAG